One region of Edaphobacter bradus genomic DNA includes:
- a CDS encoding gamma-glutamyl-gamma-aminobutyrate hydrolase family protein codes for MKPRIAIPIPTSLNLDYNGRSWPQYAEAVTRAGGEPVEIPLNATPRETADLINTCQGVLLPGSPADVNPQKYGQDQIPECNPADPARENVDELLLQDAHNLYKPILAICFGIQSLNVWRGGTLVQHLTPMPVNHPAGKTVAVAHSAAIAPDSTLGSIVPPAEAPVEDGFLRLPINSSHHQAIGIPGDGLRVTARCPQDAVIEAVEGGQDPHHPGAHFVLGVQWHPERSYEISPASRAIFERFIAEAAAWKPRPIHTSVAS; via the coding sequence ATGAAGCCGCGCATCGCCATCCCCATCCCTACCAGCCTCAACCTTGACTACAACGGAAGGTCCTGGCCCCAGTACGCCGAGGCCGTCACCCGTGCCGGTGGCGAGCCGGTCGAGATTCCCCTGAACGCCACCCCGCGCGAGACCGCCGACCTTATTAACACCTGCCAGGGAGTCCTTCTCCCCGGCTCCCCGGCCGACGTCAATCCGCAGAAGTATGGGCAGGACCAGATCCCCGAGTGCAACCCCGCCGACCCGGCCCGCGAGAACGTCGACGAGCTGCTCCTGCAGGACGCCCACAACCTCTACAAGCCCATCCTCGCCATCTGCTTCGGGATCCAGTCGCTGAACGTCTGGCGCGGCGGGACCCTCGTCCAGCACCTGACTCCGATGCCGGTGAACCACCCCGCCGGGAAGACCGTCGCGGTGGCCCACTCCGCCGCCATCGCCCCTGACTCCACCCTCGGCAGCATTGTTCCCCCAGCAGAGGCCCCGGTCGAGGACGGCTTTCTCCGGCTTCCCATCAACTCCAGCCACCACCAGGCCATCGGAATCCCCGGCGACGGGCTCCGCGTCACCGCCCGCTGCCCCCAGGACGCCGTGATCGAGGCGGTCGAAGGCGGCCAGGACCCGCACCACCCCGGCGCCCACTTCGTCCTCGGAGTCCAGTGGCACCCAGAGCGCAGCTACGAGATCAGCCCGGCCTCCCGCGCCATCTTCGAGCGCTTCATCGCCGAAGCCGCCGCCTGGAAGCCGCGCCCCATCCACACCTCCGTCGCCAGCTAG
- the rsmG gene encoding 16S rRNA (guanine(527)-N(7))-methyltransferase RsmG has translation MAALSESTISTLLAPYLDPPPALLPQLSAYLDLLLKWNARTNLTAIRSPEEIVRRHFGESLFAARNLGDPDTLLDLGSGAGFPGLPIALLRPEICVTLAESQNKKATFLREAVRTLALPNVEVWAARAESLPAERRFHTVTLRAVDDMAAAIAAAEPRATHQIVLLAGAQPVLPAGLSAGPSIPVPNTDSAVLLRVTRS, from the coding sequence ATGGCAGCTCTGTCCGAATCCACGATCTCCACCCTCCTGGCCCCGTATCTCGATCCACCGCCTGCACTTCTCCCGCAACTCTCGGCCTACCTCGACCTCCTGCTCAAGTGGAACGCCCGGACGAACCTCACGGCGATCCGTTCCCCCGAGGAGATTGTCCGGCGCCACTTCGGCGAGAGCCTCTTCGCGGCGCGGAACCTTGGCGACCCCGATACCTTGCTCGATCTCGGCTCCGGGGCCGGATTTCCCGGGCTTCCCATCGCTCTGCTGCGGCCGGAGATCTGCGTAACGCTGGCGGAGTCCCAGAACAAGAAGGCTACGTTTCTCCGAGAGGCCGTCCGTACCCTTGCACTGCCGAACGTCGAGGTCTGGGCTGCCCGCGCCGAGTCCCTTCCCGCAGAGCGCCGCTTCCACACTGTAACCCTGCGGGCCGTAGACGACATGGCCGCCGCAATAGCTGCCGCCGAGCCCCGCGCCACCCACCAGATTGTGCTGCTCGCCGGAGCTCAGCCAGTCCTGCCCGCAGGCCTCAGCGCAGGGCCGTCCATCCCAGTCCCCAACACGGATTCGGCCGTCCTTCTCCGTGTCACTCGCTCCTGA